A section of the Candidatus Polarisedimenticolia bacterium genome encodes:
- the hisC gene encoding histidinol-phosphate transaminase has protein sequence MSATPVSRRSFARALGAALGACALAPRFTPLAAAPAPAPPSGRPKQVPPSTHADLGFPPGAVRIDSNENPYGPFPKALQAMAPSERGCARYPDAMEDEVVAALAKLHGVGPENVTLGCGSGEILRMAGMAFLKEGKRVVAAEPTFEAVLSYARVTHAEAAKVPLTSDYRHDLLRMAEVCSASTGLVYVCNPNNPTGTIVTREEVGAFLDRIPRETMVLVDEAYHHFVEDTRYATALGWMGKKPNLLVARTFSKIYGLAGMRLGYGVGSKETIEAMRPYRTWSNTNAAVLEAALASLTDTSHLETTRATMNATRSWLRAEMAKDSRATIESHANFVMIDVGSDVSPIIAALRERGVYVGRKFPSLGSWLRVSIGTQEEMQKFVTALRAVLPAASKAA, from the coding sequence TGCGCTCTCGCTCCACGCTTCACGCCGCTTGCCGCGGCGCCGGCGCCAGCGCCGCCGTCCGGTCGTCCGAAGCAGGTGCCGCCGTCCACGCACGCCGATCTCGGATTCCCGCCCGGCGCGGTCCGGATCGATTCCAACGAAAACCCCTACGGCCCCTTCCCGAAGGCGCTGCAGGCGATGGCGCCGTCGGAGCGAGGCTGCGCGCGCTACCCCGATGCGATGGAAGACGAAGTAGTCGCGGCCCTCGCCAAGCTGCATGGCGTCGGACCGGAAAACGTGACGCTGGGCTGCGGCTCGGGGGAGATTTTGCGCATGGCGGGCATGGCGTTCCTGAAGGAAGGAAAGCGGGTGGTGGCGGCGGAGCCGACCTTCGAGGCGGTCCTTTCCTACGCGCGCGTCACGCACGCCGAGGCGGCCAAGGTCCCGTTGACCTCGGACTACCGCCACGACCTGCTGCGCATGGCCGAGGTCTGCTCCGCCTCGACCGGCCTGGTCTACGTCTGCAATCCCAACAATCCGACCGGGACGATCGTGACGCGCGAGGAGGTGGGCGCCTTCCTGGATCGCATCCCGCGCGAGACGATGGTCCTGGTCGACGAGGCCTACCACCACTTCGTGGAAGATACGCGCTACGCGACCGCCTTGGGGTGGATGGGGAAGAAGCCGAACCTCCTGGTCGCCCGGACCTTCTCGAAGATCTACGGCCTCGCCGGCATGCGCCTGGGATACGGCGTCGGCTCGAAGGAAACGATCGAGGCGATGCGTCCCTATCGCACCTGGAGCAACACCAACGCCGCGGTGCTGGAAGCCGCCCTGGCCAGCCTGACCGACACCTCTCACCTGGAGACGACGCGCGCCACGATGAACGCGACGCGCTCCTGGCTGCGCGCCGAGATGGCGAAGGACTCGCGCGCCACCATCGAATCGCACGCCAATTTCGTCATGATCGACGTCGGCTCCGACGTATCGCCGATCATCGCGGCGCTGCGCGAGCGCGGCGTCTACGTCGGACGGAAGTTCCCGTCGCTGGGGAGCTGGCTGCGGGTTTCCATCGGGACCCAGGAGGAAATGCAGAAATTCGTGACGGCGCTGCGCGCGGTCCTGCCGGCGGCAAGCAAAGCCGCCTGA